One part of the Thermocaproicibacter melissae genome encodes these proteins:
- a CDS encoding TetR/AcrR family transcriptional regulator produces MDSAHRKTNLIITAIEIIDDLGYQGLTIHELGKRQNISDAAIYKHFKDKNDLVKSVLDYYNDFFNKITQSIESENTSSIKAIEKFISEYLKLYMEHPHMAGILNSFDPFRHEKDLSKYISDMFLRRVTYLKKLIQRGIDNNEFTRQVDAESLAYVMMGTMMSVTLSWRMQNYSFSLTDKIQLITAQIGNVLTS; encoded by the coding sequence ATGGATTCTGCACACAGAAAAACAAACCTGATAATTACTGCAATTGAGATTATAGATGACCTTGGTTACCAAGGTTTAACTATTCATGAACTGGGCAAAAGACAAAATATATCGGATGCAGCAATCTACAAACATTTCAAAGACAAAAACGACTTAGTAAAAAGTGTTTTGGATTACTATAATGATTTTTTTAATAAAATCACTCAATCAATCGAATCTGAAAACACTTCCTCCATAAAGGCAATAGAAAAATTCATTTCAGAATATTTGAAATTATACATGGAACATCCGCACATGGCAGGGATCCTAAATTCCTTTGATCCGTTCCGGCACGAAAAAGATCTTTCAAAATACATATCTGATATGTTCCTACGCCGAGTCACTTATTTGAAAAAACTGATTCAAAGGGGAATTGATAACAACGAATTTACCCGCCAAGTTGATGCGGAATCACTCGCTTATGTAATGATGGGCACTATGATGTCTGTTACATTAAGCTGGAGAATGCAAAATTATAGTTTTTCTTTGACTGATAAGATTCAACTGATTACAGCCCAAATAGGAAACGTATTAACGAGCTGA
- a CDS encoding methyl-accepting chemotaxis protein → MVIEPYTDAITGSMVMSMVAPIYKTGTSDLIGFVGIDITIDQLYETMESKKIGETGFCILATADGQLIYHPDSSLKAKRVTESNMSKNVISAIQNKTAGAITYTAMNQTIHGYLSTVGTTGWTVTTGLPDSEFNSFYSSTKKAALAVFMVSVLVLIALIIVMSRNIVKPLAILRNAANQIADGDLDVSINVKSSDEVGQVSTAFSRTVSRLKQYIEYINEVSSVLNQVADGDLTFELHCDYVGEFSKIKDSLENIKTTLVKSLSEINISADEVANGSNQVSDASQSLAQGAAEQASSIEELSATISEISADVRVNATDAAKASKKVDEVSAELNESKMRMQEMITAMGKISSASNEIEKIIKTIEDIAFQTNILALNAAVEAARAGEAGKGFAVVADEVRNLASKSADAAKETAVLIENSIREVQVGTEIADTTANTLLQVVEHSQEVASAVNNISRMSNEQADSINQVTQGIEQISSVVQTNSATAQESAAASEELSSQANILKTLVQKFKFNQIDRDSETA, encoded by the coding sequence GTGGTTATCGAGCCTTATACCGATGCGATTACAGGTTCCATGGTTATGAGCATGGTCGCGCCTATCTATAAAACCGGAACATCGGATTTAATCGGTTTTGTCGGAATTGATATTACGATAGACCAGCTCTACGAAACAATGGAAAGTAAAAAGATAGGTGAAACGGGCTTTTGCATCCTTGCTACCGCTGATGGTCAGCTGATTTATCATCCGGACTCGTCTCTGAAAGCGAAACGTGTCACGGAATCCAATATGTCGAAAAACGTAATCAGCGCAATCCAGAATAAAACGGCAGGTGCGATTACATATACTGCCATGAATCAAACCATTCACGGGTATTTATCCACGGTTGGCACTACAGGGTGGACAGTAACTACGGGTTTGCCGGACAGTGAATTCAATAGCTTTTATTCTTCCACGAAGAAAGCTGCTTTAGCGGTTTTCATGGTTTCTGTGCTCGTATTGATCGCATTGATTATTGTCATGTCCAGAAACATCGTCAAGCCTTTGGCAATACTGAGAAATGCTGCAAATCAAATCGCAGACGGCGATCTGGATGTTTCGATTAATGTGAAATCCTCGGACGAAGTTGGACAGGTCTCCACCGCTTTTTCCAGAACAGTGAGTCGCTTGAAGCAGTATATCGAATATATTAATGAAGTGTCATCTGTTTTGAATCAAGTTGCCGACGGAGATCTAACTTTTGAATTACATTGCGACTATGTCGGTGAATTCTCAAAGATTAAGGATTCGCTCGAAAACATAAAAACCACTCTTGTCAAATCATTATCGGAAATTAACATTTCTGCCGATGAGGTTGCAAACGGTTCCAACCAAGTTTCAGATGCGTCACAGTCTCTTGCTCAGGGTGCCGCTGAGCAGGCTAGCTCCATCGAAGAACTTTCTGCGACAATCAGCGAAATTTCTGCAGACGTGAGAGTCAATGCTACCGACGCTGCCAAAGCAAGCAAAAAAGTTGACGAAGTAAGCGCTGAACTCAATGAAAGTAAAATGCGAATGCAAGAAATGATCACCGCTATGGGAAAGATCAGCAGTGCTTCCAATGAGATTGAAAAAATCATCAAGACCATTGAAGATATTGCGTTCCAGACGAATATTCTTGCACTAAACGCAGCAGTGGAAGCCGCCAGAGCAGGGGAGGCAGGTAAAGGCTTTGCGGTTGTCGCCGATGAAGTAAGGAACCTTGCAAGTAAAAGTGCCGATGCAGCAAAGGAGACAGCTGTACTGATTGAAAACTCCATCCGGGAAGTGCAGGTCGGCACGGAAATTGCCGATACAACCGCAAATACACTTTTGCAAGTTGTAGAACACTCGCAAGAAGTTGCCTCTGCGGTGAATAATATTTCACGCATGTCCAATGAGCAGGCCGACTCAATCAATCAGGTAACGCAGGGGATTGAACAAATTTCAAGCGTCGTGCAGACCAACTCTGCAACCGCGCAAGAGAGTGCTGCTGCAAGTGAAGAATTGTCCTCGCAGGCTAATATACTGAAAACCCTTGTACAAAAATTCAAGTTTAATCAAATCGATCGGGATTCAGAAACTGCGTAA